In Mixophyes fleayi isolate aMixFle1 chromosome 4, aMixFle1.hap1, whole genome shotgun sequence, the following proteins share a genomic window:
- the DAPK2 gene encoding death-associated protein kinase 2 isoform X1 — MAVFKQQKVEDLYIIADELGSGQFAIVKRCREKKTGVDYAAKFIKKRQSRASRRGVTREEIEREVNILRDIQHPNIITLQDVYENKTDVVLILELVSGGELFDFLAQKESLSEEEATRFIKQILEGVNYLHTHKIAHFDLKPENIMLLDKAIAIPHIKLIDFGLAHKIEDGVEFKNIFGTPEFVAPEIVNYEPLGLPVDMWSIGVITYILLSGASPFLGENKQETLSNITAVNYEFDEEFFSHTSDLAKDFIRKLLVKDTRKRLTIQHALSHPWITMLQSKEENKIHDTRRTAMRKLKAKRLREYTMKSHSSMPPNNTYANFERFAQVVEDLSSAERVLGSLAVNYDTLQEDVEALISIYNEKETWYKEENENVRHNLSQLRYECRKVESMKRNLDHDIHLVESNIGSLSERYTELESRYDFLSKELTEDLKLVEGLVEGFHVGSTDYICENFGDVFNRDLSESFMSLLNGSCSKDLLEDVNLRITEPRL; from the exons ATGGCTGTCTTTAAACAGCAGAAGGTGGAAGATCTGTACATCATAGCAGATGAGCTGGGAAG tGGACAGTTTGCCATAGTAAAAAGATGCAGAGAGAAGAAGACTGGGGTGGATTATGCTGCAAAATTCATCAAGAAGAGACAGAGCCGCGCCAGTCGGAGAGGGGTGACCCGGGAGGAGATTGAACGTGAGGTGAACATCCTGCGGGATATCCAGCATCCTAACATCATCACTTTGCAGGATGTGTATGAGAACAAGActgatgtcgtcctcatcctggAGTT GGTTTCAGGAGGAGAACTGTTCGATTTCCTGGCTCAGAAAGAGTCATTAAGTGAAGAAGAGGCTACTAGGTTCATCAAGCAGATCCTGGAAGGAGTTAATTACCTGCACACTCACAAAATTGCACACTTTGACTTAAAG ccAGAAAACATTATGCTGTTGGATAAAGCAATTGCCATACCCCACATAAAGCTGATTGACTTTGGCCTGGCACATAAAATTGAAGATGGGGTAGAGTTTAAGAATATTTTTGGCACACCAGAATTTGTAG CTCCTGAAATAGTGAATTATGAACCACTTGGACTGCCTGTAGATATGTG GAGCATTGGAGTGATTACTTACATATT GCTGAGCGGAGCATCTCCCTTCTTGGGAGAGAACAAACAGGAAACCCTCTCCAACATTACAGCAGTTAACTATGAGTTTGATGAGGAATTCTTCAGTCACACAAGTGATTTGGCCAAAGACTTCATCAGAAAGCTGCTTGTGAAGGACACAAG GAAGCGTCTCACCATCCAGCACGCTCTGTCCCATCCATGGATCACT ATGCTCCAGTCCAAAGAGGAAAACAAAATTCATGATACCAGGAGAACAGCCATGAGGAAACTAAAGGCCAAGAGGCTTAGAGAATATACCATGAAGTCTCACTCCAGTATGCCCCCCAATAACACCTATGCTAATTTTGAGCGTTTTGCCCAAGTAGTGGAAGATTTGTCAAGTGCAGAACGAGTACTCGGCTCTTTGGCTGTGAACTATGACACTCTCCAGGAGGATGTAGAGGCATTGATATCCATCTACAATGAGAAGGAGACCTGGTATAAAGAAGAGAATGAGAATGTCAGGCACAATCTGTCGCAGCTCCGATATGAGTGTCGTAAAGTGGAATCCATGAAAAGAAACCTTGACCATGACATTCACTTGGTAGAATCAAACATTGGGAGTCTATCTGAGCGGTACACTGAGCTGGAGTCACGATATGACTTTCTGAGCAAAGAACTCACAGAAGACCTTAAGTTGGTAGAAGGCTTAGTGGAAGGGTTCCATGTTGGAAGTACAgattatatctgtgaaaactttGGTGATGTATTCAACAGAGATTTGAGTGAGTCATTTATGAGTCTTCTGAATGGTTCATGCAGTAAAGACCTTTTGGAGGACGTGAACCTCCGAATCACAGAACCCAGGTTGTAA
- the DAPK2 gene encoding death-associated protein kinase 2 isoform X2 has product MKTDYKFSKLSPDHTDYFWSGQFAIVKRCREKKTGVDYAAKFIKKRQSRASRRGVTREEIEREVNILRDIQHPNIITLQDVYENKTDVVLILELVSGGELFDFLAQKESLSEEEATRFIKQILEGVNYLHTHKIAHFDLKPENIMLLDKAIAIPHIKLIDFGLAHKIEDGVEFKNIFGTPEFVAPEIVNYEPLGLPVDMWSIGVITYILLSGASPFLGENKQETLSNITAVNYEFDEEFFSHTSDLAKDFIRKLLVKDTRKRLTIQHALSHPWITMLQSKEENKIHDTRRTAMRKLKAKRLREYTMKSHSSMPPNNTYANFERFAQVVEDLSSAERVLGSLAVNYDTLQEDVEALISIYNEKETWYKEENENVRHNLSQLRYECRKVESMKRNLDHDIHLVESNIGSLSERYTELESRYDFLSKELTEDLKLVEGLVEGFHVGSTDYICENFGDVFNRDLSESFMSLLNGSCSKDLLEDVNLRITEPRL; this is encoded by the exons tGGACAGTTTGCCATAGTAAAAAGATGCAGAGAGAAGAAGACTGGGGTGGATTATGCTGCAAAATTCATCAAGAAGAGACAGAGCCGCGCCAGTCGGAGAGGGGTGACCCGGGAGGAGATTGAACGTGAGGTGAACATCCTGCGGGATATCCAGCATCCTAACATCATCACTTTGCAGGATGTGTATGAGAACAAGActgatgtcgtcctcatcctggAGTT GGTTTCAGGAGGAGAACTGTTCGATTTCCTGGCTCAGAAAGAGTCATTAAGTGAAGAAGAGGCTACTAGGTTCATCAAGCAGATCCTGGAAGGAGTTAATTACCTGCACACTCACAAAATTGCACACTTTGACTTAAAG ccAGAAAACATTATGCTGTTGGATAAAGCAATTGCCATACCCCACATAAAGCTGATTGACTTTGGCCTGGCACATAAAATTGAAGATGGGGTAGAGTTTAAGAATATTTTTGGCACACCAGAATTTGTAG CTCCTGAAATAGTGAATTATGAACCACTTGGACTGCCTGTAGATATGTG GAGCATTGGAGTGATTACTTACATATT GCTGAGCGGAGCATCTCCCTTCTTGGGAGAGAACAAACAGGAAACCCTCTCCAACATTACAGCAGTTAACTATGAGTTTGATGAGGAATTCTTCAGTCACACAAGTGATTTGGCCAAAGACTTCATCAGAAAGCTGCTTGTGAAGGACACAAG GAAGCGTCTCACCATCCAGCACGCTCTGTCCCATCCATGGATCACT ATGCTCCAGTCCAAAGAGGAAAACAAAATTCATGATACCAGGAGAACAGCCATGAGGAAACTAAAGGCCAAGAGGCTTAGAGAATATACCATGAAGTCTCACTCCAGTATGCCCCCCAATAACACCTATGCTAATTTTGAGCGTTTTGCCCAAGTAGTGGAAGATTTGTCAAGTGCAGAACGAGTACTCGGCTCTTTGGCTGTGAACTATGACACTCTCCAGGAGGATGTAGAGGCATTGATATCCATCTACAATGAGAAGGAGACCTGGTATAAAGAAGAGAATGAGAATGTCAGGCACAATCTGTCGCAGCTCCGATATGAGTGTCGTAAAGTGGAATCCATGAAAAGAAACCTTGACCATGACATTCACTTGGTAGAATCAAACATTGGGAGTCTATCTGAGCGGTACACTGAGCTGGAGTCACGATATGACTTTCTGAGCAAAGAACTCACAGAAGACCTTAAGTTGGTAGAAGGCTTAGTGGAAGGGTTCCATGTTGGAAGTACAgattatatctgtgaaaactttGGTGATGTATTCAACAGAGATTTGAGTGAGTCATTTATGAGTCTTCTGAATGGTTCATGCAGTAAAGACCTTTTGGAGGACGTGAACCTCCGAATCACAGAACCCAGGTTGTAA